Proteins from a genomic interval of Natator depressus isolate rNatDep1 chromosome 20, rNatDep2.hap1, whole genome shotgun sequence:
- the CCNT1 gene encoding cyclin-T1 isoform X2 gives MISRNNSDMNIAGLMSMSTSSTAGAGPPLPDGEDSPTDLSSMDMFQSEHWMSHHPPHKLEAGQVHRTNESSAATEPDGAAYQKQSSKSAPSAKVSLKEYRAKHAEELAAQKRQLENMEANVRSQYAYAAQNLLVQQQREREVQQENNPSPVLKIPTGSSESAERPPLEKSDKASALKLRIPVAGGGGDRQLSSKPEEIKMRIKVPTASDRHSSSDESSGKSREHKEKHKAHLSNHHHHNHHSHKHLHAQPAAGASGAGGKRPGDSKHSSQQSSLAHKSFSLSGSSRKRPLLEEASAAAHEHQPKISKSSKAAGMQFSFAHLPGATQLPGHSLDTAGLPFPQAGKARGTHGKSDKGPTGANGHNTNQAIDYQDTVNMLHSLLSAQGMQPTQPPAFDFAHSYGEYLNPRAAGSSRAANTDKPRPPPLPSEPPPPLPPLPK, from the coding sequence ATGATCTCCAGGAACAATTCTGACATGAACATTGCAGGCTTAATGAGTATGTCAACTTCCTCGACTGCAGGAGCCGGGCCTCCCCTCCCAGATGGAGAGGACTCTCCCACTGATCTGAGCAGTATGGATATGTTTCAGTCAGAGCACTGGATGTCCCACCATCCTCCACACAAGCTAGAGGCTGGCCAGGTTCACAGGACTAACGAAAGCTCAGCAGCCACTGAGCCGGATGGTGCTGCTTACCAGAAGCAGAGCAGCAAGAGTGCGCCCTCAGCAAAGGTGTCGCTGAAAGAGTACCGCGCCAAGCATGCTGAAGAGCTGGCCGCACAGAAGCGGCAGCTGGAGAACATGGAGGCCAATGTGCGGTCTCAGTACGCCTATGCTGCACAGAATCTCCTGgtccagcagcagagggagagggaagtccAGCAGGAGAACAACCCCTCCCCAGTCCTGAAGATTCCCACCGGCAGCTCTGAAAGCGCAGAGCGCCCTCCTTTGGAGAAGAGCGACAAGGCCTCCGCCCTGAAGCTGAGGATCCctgtggcagggggaggaggggacagacaACTCTCCTCGAAACCAGAGGAGATCAAAATGCGCATCAAGGTGCCGACTGCCTCGGATCGGCACAGCTCCTCAGACGAGAGCAGCGGGAAGAGCCGGGAGCACAAGGAGAAACACAAGGCCCACTTGTCCAACCACCACCATCACAATCATCACTCGCACAAACACTTGCATGCGCAGCCCGCAGCTGGGGCCAGCGGCGCCGGGGGCAAGCGACCAGGAGACTCTAAACACAGCAGCcagcagagcagcctggcccaTAAAAGCTTCAGCTTGTCTGGGTCCTCTCGGAAAAGGCCTCTCCTGGAAGAGGCATCTGCTGCTGCACATGAGCACCAGCCAAAAATCAGTAAGAGCTCCAAAGCTGCTGGCATGCAGTTTTCTTTTGCCCACCTCCCCGGGGCTACCCAGCTTCCTGGGCACAGCTTGGATACAGctggcctccccttcccccaggccgGCAAAGCCAGGGGGACCCATGGGAAATCGGACAAAGGCCCCACCGGTGCTAATGGGCACAACACAAACCAGGCCATTGACTACCAGGATACAGTCAACATGCTGCACTCGCTGCTGAGCGCCCAGGGTATGcagcccacccagcccccagcttTCGACTTTGCCCACTCGTATGGCGAGTACTTGAATCCAAGGGCCGCTGGGAGCTCCAGAGCTGCCAACACGGACAAGCCCCGACCACCCCCACTGCcctcagaaccccctccccctctccctcctctgcccAAGTAA